The following coding sequences are from one Leguminivora glycinivorella isolate SPB_JAAS2020 chromosome 7, LegGlyc_1.1, whole genome shotgun sequence window:
- the LOC125228083 gene encoding catalase-like — translation MTKNNGRISKRPIGWWRTSAGSLVEVRDSVTLNTDIFRSQYFWDEQSSADHERVPERVVHALGIAARGYFQVTNDVSKYTRADVFNGIGKTTEIHVRFSRQSQNRGGADLVREAGGMAIKFYTDDGNLDMLCRSPPMFPYRAAGDFTKVAHVGERNPKTNLMDPNLLLDLLTRMTDPLNEFLYLQSDYGLQNGYRKMDAHAIQTYEIKNKHGDRYFARFHYITEQGLELLTNEAARVLRSKDADYGTRDLYNAIAVGDYPSWRLDMDVMPIHRAEKLDYNPFDVTRTWKNGTYHTVTIGRLVLNRNLDNWFTQAEEAIYNPGNLVPGIPGPVDDMFQARRFAYRDTQTHRAGINHNRIEINQPKYRPKNYDRDGTPPSLDNMKGAPHYYPNSFHGPIPHVDETRPREKIKIYDRNAVDLEPLSEFYNTRVTTEDHRRRMAANIAELLVQCVELVQKNFLRLLYLVDQDLGHRTEHALEVARKEAVKRRPQLFVASPHPRILDIHENRCPARH, via the exons ATGACAAAGAACAACGGTCGAATATCAAAA CGGCCTATAGGATGGTGGCGAACGAGCGCGGGCTCTCTAGTGGAAGTGCGGGACTCCGTGACCCTGAACACGGACATTTTCCGCAGCCAGTACTTCTGGGACGAGCAGTCCAGCGCCGACCACGAGCGCGTTCCCGAGCGCGTCGTACACGCCCTCGGCATCGCCGCGCGCGGCTACTTCCAAGTCACCAACGACGTCTCTAAATACACCAGGGCCGACGTCTTCAACGGAATCGGAAAGACCACAGAGATACACGTCCGATTTTCCCGCCAGTCTCAAAACAGGGGCGGCGCTGACCTAGTCAGGGAAGCCGGAGGAATGGCTATCAAATTCTACACCGACGACGGAAACCTTGACATGCTATGCCGATCCCCCCCAATGTTCCCCTACCGAGCGGCAGGCGACTTCACAAAGGTCGCCCACGTCGGAGAAAGGAACCCAAAAACGAATCTCATGGATCCAAACTTACTTTTAGACCTCTTAACTAGAATGACTGATCCACTTAACGAATTTCTATATTTACAATCTGACTATGGCCTACAGAACGGATACAGAAAGATGGATGCGCACGCAATACAAACGTATGAAATTAAAAACAAGCACGGTGACAGGTATTTCGCAAGATTCCATTATATAACTGAGCAAGGATTAGAATTACTGACTAATGAGGCTGCGAGAGTCTTGCGCTCCAAGGATGCCGACTACGGCACAAGAGACCTCTACAATGCGATAGCCGTTGGAGACTACCCCTCCTGGAGGCTGGATATGGACGTCATGCCGATACACCGGGCCGAGAAGCTCGACTACAATCCATTCGATGTAACTAGAACATGGAAAAACGGAACTTATCACACCGTAACTATTGGACGCCTGGTTTTAAACAGAAACCTTGACAACTGGTTTACACAAGCAGAAGAAGCCATCTACAATCCCGGCAATTTGGTCCCGGGCATTCCCGGCCCGGTCGACGATATGTTCCAGGCACGAAGATTCGCATACCGAGACACGCAAACGCATCGTGCAGGTATAAACCACAACAGAATAGAAATTAATCAACCAAAGTATAGGCCTAAAAATTATGACCGTGACGGGACCCCACCCAGTTTAGACAATATGAAAGGTGCGCCTCATTACTACCCGAACTCGTTCCACGGCCCAATCCCACACGTGGATGAGACTCGGCCGcgggaaaaaataaaaatatatgaccGTAATGCGGTGGATCTGGAGCCGCTCTCAGAGTTCTATAATACTCGTGTTACAACAGAAGACCACAGGAGAAGAATGGCAGCGAATATTGCAGAATTGTTGGTGCAGTGTGTAGAGTTAGTTCAGAAGAACTTCCTGAGGCTACTGTATTTGGTGGACCAGGACTTGGGCCACCGCACGGAGCACGCGCTGGAGGTTGCTCGGAAGGAAGCCGTCAAACGGCGTCCGCAGCTCTTCGTGGCTAGCCCACACCCAAGGATCCTTGACATCCATGAAAATCGATGCCCTGCTCGCCATTAA